ACCCGGCAGTGGTTGCAGCGCCGGCGCCAGCAGTAAGCCCTGTAGAGGCGAAACAACCCAAGGAGGAGGTAGATTCATATTCTTCTAAGGCTACATTGGTACTGGAGTTGAACAACAAGAAATATTCGGTCAAGGTTACGCCGGCTTCATCCGGCAGTTTAAAGGTGGATGTAGAGGGCCGGCCTTATGATGTCAAGGTTTCTTATTCGGGAAAATCCGGATTAAAGAAGCCGGCAGCAGAAATTAAGCCCGAGCCGGCCGCGGTAAAATCCGCCCAGCCAATAGCGCCGGTTCAGGCTGCGACTGAGGGCGGTATGACCAATGTCACGGTGCCGATGCCCGGCAAGGTGGTAAATATCAAGGTGAAAATATCAGATAAGGTCAAGAAAGGGGAAGTGCTTTTTATACTTGAGGCGATGAAGATGCAGAATGAAATCTGCGCGCCCGGCGACGGTATTATCAGCGAGATTTCAATAAAGGTGGGCGATACAGTTGATAACCAAACAATACTGATGAAGATAAAGGGGTAAAGATTATGTACAGCAAGATTAGTTTGGAAAAATATCTGGAGATGATAGCGGCGCCGACGGCCACGCCGGGCGGCGGGAGCGTTTCGGCATACGCCGGAGCCCTGGGCGCATCGCTGGGCAGTATGGCCAGCGGTATCGCGCTCAAGAAGGTGCTGGCCCATTCGCATGATTTTGAGACGCTCAAGGAAGCGCAGAAGATATTCCGCCGGAATTATTACGCGCTTTTGAAACTGGCCGAGGCGGATAGCGCGGCATACGATAAGGTTAGTCAGGCATATAAACTCCCGCATCACGTCCTTAAGCGCCGGGGCGAGATTAACAAGGCCCTTAAAGCCGCCACAGAAGTGCCGTATAGGACAATGCTCCTGTCGCTGGAAAACCTCAACGAGATAAGCAAGGTCCGGAAACTTCTGCCGGTCCAGATATTGAGCGACATCAACGTGGCGGCCCTGCTCAGCAAAGCGGCTTATAACGGGGCCCGGCTGAACGTTATTGTCAACGTCGAATCGCTCACTGACAAGAAGGTCTCGCGCAAGATAGAAAAAGATATAGAGAAGGTGGAGCAGGCATTTGCCGAGACCATTCTCTGGCTTGATGATTGGATGTAGGAGCAAAGAGCGTAGGGCGTATAGCGTAGAAACTATAAGCTCTATGCTATAAGCTCTATGCTATTATGTGGCAGATAGAAAAAACCACCAAACGCTGTCAGGAATGTAACTCAACTATAGAGGTCAGCCAGCATTATTTTTCGGCGCTGTTCCCTAATCCAACGGATAAAACAGGGGAGCCGCGCCTATTGCGCCGGGATTTTT
This sequence is a window from Planctomycetota bacterium. Protein-coding genes within it:
- a CDS encoding cyclodeaminase/cyclohydrolase family protein; protein product: MYSKISLEKYLEMIAAPTATPGGGSVSAYAGALGASLGSMASGIALKKVLAHSHDFETLKEAQKIFRRNYYALLKLAEADSAAYDKVSQAYKLPHHVLKRRGEINKALKAATEVPYRTMLLSLENLNEISKVRKLLPVQILSDINVAALLSKAAYNGARLNVIVNVESLTDKKVSRKIEKDIEKVEQAFAETILWLDDWM